Below is a window of Nitrospira sp. DNA.
TCTTAGAGGTTGATCTCGTTCATTCATGCGACACCTTCCCTAACCGTCCCGGTCCATGAGTTTGCCGGGCGTTTGTCGAATTCTTTGGCACGCTTCCGAAAACCTACATCCCTTGGCCGATCTGCTCCCGAATCCACTGAATCAAGCCGTCTTTCCCCATTTCACCGGCAGCAACCTGAAGCGTAACGAACTCTAGGCCTTTGGGGTCAGGAAGCGGTTGGGACCCGTTCACTTTGAGAAAAGCAAGAGCAGACAGAACTGCCGCACGTTTGTTTCCGTCCAGAAAAGGATGATTCTGAGCAATGTGGAACAGGTAAGCCGCCGCCATCGCGGCGAGATCTTCATGAAGGTAGGTCCCACCAAACTGTTGACGAGGCATCGCGACGGCAGCGTCCAGTAAGCCATGGTCCCTCACCCCATGGGAACCGCCGTCCATCTCAATGGTATCTGCGTGGAGCAACAGGACGTCGGCCACGCTGAGAAAGACTGCATCCTGCACGGATCAATCCGCCAGGCGCTTCAGCATCGGCCCGTACCGTTTACGAAGATCCTTGATGATCGTTTTCATTCGCTCAGGACCCACACCGACATTAGCCGGCGTGACAACGAGCGCGTTCCCATTCACGGTTACTTGTAGAGGGGTCTCCTCTGTGATCCCAAGCGCCTGCATGACAGGCTTTTCGATGATCAGCGCCGCGCTGTTCCCATGCTTCTGCAATTTCTTGATCATTTCTTACCTTACGTCCTTACAATGTTAATACACTGCATTATTGATGTCCAGCATGGAGACAACAGAAGCGGAATCAGTGCTGGGTCAGGCTCCACTCAGTCTCACCGGTCCATGAGTTTGACGGGCCTGTTGGAGTTCTTTCACATGCTTCCGCAGGGCCTGGCCTAAAATAGAACGTTCGACTTCTCGTTTAAATCGCTCACTCTCACGCTCGACCTGTTCGATCGATTCGGTCAGTTGTCCGACTAAGCGCCGACCCGAACCGGTGAGCCACCCGAGATGGTGATCGGCGTACTGCAGGTCTCGTAGCGAGTAGCGGACGGAGGCGACCTCCTCTAAACAACGAAACCGCGCTCGCTGCAAGTCTCGCTGTGCAAGACCGGCCTTCTTCCATCGTGCCGACCCGTCCCGTCCCGAAGCCCAGGACGAAAGCCGCTGGAATAAGAGTGCACCCATGGTGAAGGTAAAGGTCGCGTGAAGAATGCCACGCAACGGCCGGAGGCTCCGCCGCCACGGCGAGTAGAAGATCTGCCGGTTGTGGTCTCCACGATACATGACATACTTTCTTAATAAGAGGTTCAAATGATGATGGCTGTTTTCATGGATTAAGTCATCAATCAGATCGAGATTGTCACGATCGAAACAGTTGATGAA
It encodes the following:
- a CDS encoding type II toxin-antitoxin system death-on-curing family toxin, which encodes MQDAVFLSVADVLLLHADTIEMDGGSHGVRDHGLLDAAVAMPRQQFGGTYLHEDLAAMAAAYLFHIAQNHPFLDGNKRAAVLSALAFLKVNGSQPLPDPKGLEFVTLQVAAGEMGKDGLIQWIREQIGQGM